The following coding sequences lie in one Apium graveolens cultivar Ventura chromosome 1, ASM990537v1, whole genome shotgun sequence genomic window:
- the LOC141677901 gene encoding epoxide hydrolase 2-like has translation MEGIEHRMISANGLNIHIAEKGQGPLVLFLHGFPKLWYSWRHQIHFMASKGYHAVAPDLRGYGDTTGAPLDDPSKFSVLHIVGDIIALLDVIAPNEKVFVVAHDWGAYVAWHLNLFRPDKVKAFVALSVHYLARNPLANIVDSMKAFYGEDYYMVRFQEPGDMEAEIANNIGTKTFLKKFLSHREPGPFFFPKGTGFNGDSTESPLPSWLSEEDLEYYTTQYEKTGFTGPINYYRALGLTWELTAPWTGARVMVPTKFIVGDLDLVYHMPGSQEFIHSGEFQKLVPLLQEVVVMKGVAHFINEEKPDDVNKHIFDFLQQF, from the exons ATGGAAGGTATAGAGCACAGGATGATAAGTGCAAATGGCCTAAACATCCACATAGCTGAGAAAGGCCAAGGGCCACTAGTCCTTTTTCTTCACGGCTTCCCTAAGCTATGGTACTCGTGGCGCCACCAGATCCATTTCATGGCTTCTAAGGGCTACCATGCTGTAGCTCCTGATCTTCGCGGCTACGGTGACACTACAGGTGCACCTCTAGATGATCCAAGCAAGTTCTCGGTTCTCCATATTGTTGGAGATATCATAGCACTCCTGGATGTGATTGCACCGAACGAGAAGGTGTTCGTGGTGGCGCATGACTGGGGTGCGTATGTAGCTTGGCATTTGAATTTGTTTAGGCCTGATAAAGTTAAAGCGTTTGTCGCTTTGAGCGTCCATTATTTAGCGAGGAATCCTTTGGCTAATATAGTTGATTCTATGAAGGCTTTTTATGGTGAGGACTATTACATGGTCAGATTTCAG GAACCAGGAGACATGGAAGCCGAAATTGCTAATAACATTGGTACTAAAACATTTCTCAAGAAGTTTCTCTCGCATCGCGAACCTGGTCCGTTTTTCTTCCCTAAAGGTACAGGGTTTAATGGAGACTCAACAGAATCTCCCTTGCCTTCTTGGTTGTCTGAAGAAGATCTCGAGTATTACACCACTCAATATGAGAAAACTGGCTTTACTGGTCCCATTAATTACTATCGAGCTCTTGGTTT AACATGGGAACTTACGGCACCTTGGACAGGAGCTCGGGTAATGGTACCAACAAAATTTATCGTCGGAGATCTTGACTTGGTTTATCACATGCCAGGCTCTCAGGAATTTATACACAGCGGAGAGTTCCAGAAACTCGTGCcattgttgcaggaagttgttgtgatGAAAGGTGTAGCTCACTTCATCAATGAAGAAAAACCCGATGATGTTAACAAGCACATATTCGACTTCCTTCAGCAGTTCTAA
- the LOC141677916 gene encoding epoxide hydrolase 2-like, with the protein MEGVEHKMISANGLNIHIAEKGKGPLVLFLHGFPKLWYSWRHQIHFMASHGYHAVAPDLRGYGDTTGAPVDDPSKFSVVHIVGDIVALLDVIAPKEKVFVVAHDWGAFVAWHLSLFRPDKVKALVSLSIHYIARNPTEDVAKLMEAAYGEDHYMVRFQKPGDMEAEIANNIGTKTFLKKILSHREPSPFYFPKGTGFNGDSTDSPLPSWLSEEDLNYYSNKYEKTGFTGPINYYRALHSTWELTAPWTSAQVTVPTKFVVGDLDLVYNMPGAKDFIHSGEFQKFVPLLQEVVVMEGVGHFINEEKPDDINKHILSFLQQF; encoded by the exons ATGGAAGGAGTAGAGCACAAGATGATCAGTGCAAATGGCCTAAACATTCACATAGCAGAGAAAGGCAAAGGGccactagtacttttccttcACGGCTTCCCAAAGCTATGGTACTCATGGCGCCACCAGATTCATTTCATGGCTTCTCACGGCTACCATGCAGTGGCTCCTGATCTTCGTGGCTACGGAGACACTACAGGTGCACCTGTTGATGATCCCAGCAAGTTTTCTGTTGTCCATATTGTCGGAGATATTGTGGCACTGCTTGATGTGATTGCACCTAAGGAGAAGGTGTTTGTGGTGGCGCATGATTGGGGTGCGTTTGTAGCATGGCATCTGAGTTTGTTTAGGCCCGATAAGGTCAAAGCTCTGGTCTCTTTGAGCATCCATTATATAGCCAGGAATCCAACGGAAGATGTTGCTAAGTTAATGGAGGCTGCTTATGGAGAGGATCACTACATGGTCAGGTTTCAG AAACCAGGAGACATGGAAGCTGAAATTGCTAATAACATTGGTACTAAAACATTTCTCAAGAAGATTCTGTCGCATCGTGAACCCAGTCCGTTCTACTTTCCAAAAGGTACAGGGTTTAATGGAGACTCAACAGATTCTCCCCTGCCTTCCTGGTTATCGGAGGAAGATCTCAACTATTACTCCAACAAATATGAGAAAACCGGCTTTACTGGTCCCATCAATTACTATCGAGCTCTTCATTC AACATGGGAGCTTACAGCACCTTGGACAAGCGCTCAGGTAACCGTACCAACAAAATTTGTCGTCGGTGATCTTGACTTAGTCTATAACATGCCAGGCGCCAAGGATTTTATACACAGCGGAGAGTTCCAGAAATTTGTGCCATTACTGCAAGAAGTTGTTGTGATGGAAGGTGTAGGCCACTTCATCAATGAAGAAAAACCTGATGACATAAACAAACACATCTTGAGCTTCCTTCAGCAGTTCTGA